The following are encoded together in the Halanaerobiales bacterium genome:
- the lpxK gene encoding tetraacyldisaccharide 4'-kinase, whose translation MRKQLENYLLKVIKGEKNRLLDKIVKFILRILELVYHVIIKFRKIFYKTGIFKSKKLDIKTISVGNITTGGTGKTPVVEKLASELSAKDKNVGILSRGYSSKGDSPLIISDGKEILTEMEKAGDELYMMASHLSGVPIVKGKDRYKAGELAISEFDLDMLIMDDSFQHLQLERDLDIVVVDALNPFGYDHLLPRGELREPLSSLKRSDIIILSRADQVVKSKLNMIKNTIQYHNSEVDIFTSNHCPINLKSLSTNNEKNIENLKGLKEKKALALSGIGNPESFVKSLEELNIDVAETAIYPDHYDYGEEDVMDIVMKAQLNEVDFIITTEKDAVKFDENILKNFRKMDADLYSLGIELKFNKEIDFSDQVLKFL comes from the coding sequence ATGAGAAAACAGCTGGAAAATTACTTATTAAAAGTAATTAAAGGTGAAAAAAATAGATTATTAGATAAAATAGTAAAATTTATTTTAAGAATTTTGGAGTTAGTTTATCATGTTATTATAAAATTTAGAAAAATTTTCTATAAAACAGGAATATTCAAATCTAAAAAACTTGATATTAAAACTATCAGTGTTGGGAATATAACTACAGGTGGTACAGGCAAAACACCGGTAGTGGAAAAATTAGCATCAGAACTTTCTGCAAAAGATAAAAATGTAGGGATTTTAAGTCGGGGATATTCTTCTAAAGGTGATTCTCCTCTTATAATTTCAGATGGTAAGGAAATTTTAACTGAGATGGAAAAAGCCGGAGATGAATTATATATGATGGCTTCTCATTTATCAGGAGTACCAATTGTTAAGGGAAAAGATCGATATAAAGCCGGTGAATTAGCAATTTCTGAATTTGATCTGGATATGTTAATAATGGATGATAGTTTCCAACACTTACAATTAGAAAGAGATTTAGATATAGTAGTTGTTGATGCTTTAAACCCCTTTGGTTATGATCATTTATTGCCAAGAGGAGAGCTGAGAGAACCTCTTTCTTCTCTTAAAAGATCTGATATCATTATTCTTAGTAGGGCTGATCAGGTAGTTAAGAGCAAGCTGAATATGATCAAAAATACTATACAATATCACAACTCAGAAGTTGATATTTTTACTTCAAACCACTGTCCGATTAATCTTAAGAGTTTATCTACAAATAATGAAAAAAATATTGAAAATCTTAAAGGATTAAAAGAAAAAAAAGCACTTGCTTTAAGTGGAATAGGAAACCCAGAATCATTTGTGAAAAGTTTAGAAGAGTTAAATATTGATGTTGCTGAAACTGCTATTTATCCTGATCATTATGATTATGGTGAAGAGGATGTAATGGATATAGTAATGAAGGCCCAATTAAATGAAGTAGATTTTATAATAACTACAGAAAAAGATGCAGTAAAATTTGATGAAAATATTCTTAAAAATTTTAGAAAAATGGATGCAGACCTTTATAGTCTTGGAATTGAGCTTAAATTTAATAAAGAAATTGATTTTTCAGATCAGGTTTTAAAATTTTTATAA
- a CDS encoding lysophospholipid acyltransferase family protein: protein MSSFNDAFTKFKNWFIPKFIYGLIVLTNKTINLRVIGEKNTNNIDENEPLLYAFWHGYMWIPVYYYRNRQYFALSSLSQDGEYMTRILRYFGWQVIRGSSTRGGSKSVLKLYKKLLKGNTTVLTPDGPTGPIYKVKPGIIYLQEKSEGTIIPLGIAIDKKIEVNSWDKFNIPLPFTKTVLKIGEPVNFKKEKSIEKRCQLLEERINSVQQSAEEELAAWKGKVK from the coding sequence TTGAGTTCTTTTAATGATGCTTTTACTAAATTTAAAAATTGGTTTATCCCTAAATTTATTTATGGACTGATAGTGTTAACAAATAAAACTATTAACTTAAGAGTTATAGGTGAAAAAAACACTAATAATATTGATGAAAATGAACCTCTTTTATATGCTTTCTGGCATGGTTATATGTGGATACCGGTTTATTATTATCGGAATCGACAATATTTTGCTTTATCCAGTTTAAGTCAGGATGGAGAATATATGACTAGAATTTTACGATATTTTGGCTGGCAGGTAATACGAGGTTCAAGTACAAGAGGTGGCAGTAAATCAGTCTTAAAACTCTATAAAAAATTACTGAAAGGGAATACGACAGTTCTTACTCCTGATGGTCCAACAGGACCAATTTATAAGGTAAAACCTGGAATAATTTATCTTCAGGAAAAGTCAGAAGGTACAATTATTCCTTTAGGTATTGCAATTGATAAAAAAATAGAAGTAAATAGTTGGGATAAATTCAATATTCCTCTTCCTTTTACTAAAACAGTATTAAAAATTGGTGAACCAGTTAATTTTAAAAAGGAAAAATCAATAGAAAAAAGATGTCAGCTGTTAGAAGAAAGAATTAATTCAGTTCAACAGTCTGCAGAAGAAGAACTGGCTGCCTGGAAAGGAAAGGTCAAATAA
- a CDS encoding ABC transporter ATP-binding protein gives MALAKRVMRYLFPYKKRLAAGIFSMLVHSFLTVYFVRVFQNLIETVISNMAGGREGIIRLSWIAAMMIGVYLLKGVVYFGQKYLISYVSYKAVRDIRNELYAKLQSLSLSFYSTHKTGEIISRVTNDVNKLQSAIVDSSISLVYKSLTFLGGIGYLFYLNAQLTLFLVIMLPAMTYILKIFNTKIRKVSRDVQMKIANVSDVLQETLSAIRVVKSFGREEYEYERFSEQNEANFRAKKKNAQYGAILTPSIEFMASIAFTAILWYGGYQVLQGNMKPSELIAFFTMLLTISSPLKSLTNITATVQKALASAERIFEIIDIDKHIDDESEDIIKLNEVNGKIVYDSVNFSYNHDEKVLKDINLKANPGEIVALVGPSGAGKTTMVDLIPRFYDPDRGKLTLDGHDLKEIDVDNLRDFIGIVPQETILFSGTLADNIAYGDLEADMDAIKEAAKAANAHNFIVEFQDGYQTTVGERGVGLSGGQKQRIAIARAILKNPRILILDEATSALDAESESLVQEALEKLMKNRTTFVIAHRLSTIKNADKIIVLENGVIKDKGDHESLIDKGGLYSELYNGHFNY, from the coding sequence TTGGCATTAGCTAAAAGAGTCATGCGATATTTATTTCCATACAAAAAAAGACTTGCAGCCGGGATTTTTTCCATGTTAGTTCATTCATTTTTGACAGTATATTTTGTAAGAGTTTTTCAGAACTTAATTGAAACTGTTATTTCAAATATGGCTGGAGGAAGAGAAGGTATTATTAGACTTTCCTGGATTGCAGCTATGATGATAGGAGTATATTTACTTAAAGGGGTTGTATATTTTGGTCAAAAATACCTTATTTCTTATGTATCATATAAGGCAGTAAGGGATATTAGAAATGAACTTTATGCAAAACTACAGAGTTTATCACTAAGCTTTTACAGCACACATAAAACAGGAGAAATAATCTCTAGAGTTACAAATGATGTAAATAAATTACAGAGTGCTATAGTTGATAGTAGTATTAGTTTGGTATATAAAAGTCTCACTTTTTTAGGTGGTATAGGGTATCTTTTTTATCTTAATGCCCAATTAACATTATTTTTAGTAATAATGTTACCGGCTATGACCTATATATTAAAAATATTTAATACAAAAATCAGAAAAGTTAGTAGAGATGTACAGATGAAAATTGCCAATGTATCTGATGTATTACAGGAAACGCTTTCGGCAATAAGAGTTGTAAAATCATTTGGTAGAGAAGAATATGAATACGAAAGATTTAGTGAACAAAATGAAGCTAACTTCAGAGCTAAAAAGAAAAATGCACAGTATGGGGCAATTCTTACTCCCAGTATAGAATTTATGGCTTCAATTGCTTTTACAGCTATACTCTGGTATGGTGGTTATCAAGTTTTACAGGGAAATATGAAACCATCTGAATTAATAGCATTTTTTACAATGTTGCTGACTATAAGTTCACCCTTAAAATCACTTACAAATATTACAGCAACGGTGCAGAAAGCATTAGCTTCTGCTGAAAGGATTTTTGAGATTATTGATATAGATAAACATATTGATGATGAATCTGAAGATATTATAAAATTAAATGAAGTAAATGGTAAAATAGTATATGATAGTGTTAATTTTTCTTATAATCATGATGAAAAAGTATTAAAAGATATTAATCTTAAGGCTAACCCAGGAGAAATTGTGGCTCTGGTTGGTCCCAGTGGAGCCGGTAAGACGACAATGGTTGATCTTATTCCCCGATTTTATGATCCAGATAGAGGTAAATTAACTCTTGATGGTCATGACCTTAAAGAAATTGATGTTGATAATCTACGTGATTTTATAGGGATAGTTCCACAGGAAACTATTTTATTTAGTGGAACTTTAGCTGATAATATAGCTTATGGAGATTTAGAGGCTGATATGGATGCAATAAAAGAAGCTGCTAAAGCAGCTAATGCACATAACTTTATAGTTGAATTTCAGGATGGCTACCAGACTACTGTCGGTGAAAGAGGAGTAGGTTTATCAGGTGGTCAAAAGCAGAGAATAGCAATTGCCAGAGCTATTTTGAAGAATCCCAGAATTTTAATTTTGGATGAAGCTACTTCAGCCCTTGATGCAGAATCAGAATCTCTTGTCCAGGAAGCTTTAGAAAAATTAATGAAAAATAGAACAACTTTTGTCATAGCTCATCGATTAAGTACAATCAAAAATGCTGATAAAATAATTGTTCTGGAAAATGGAGTAATAAAAGATAAGGGTGACCATGAAAGTCTTATTGATAAAGGTGGCCTTTATTCTGAACTATATAATGGACATTTTAATTATTAA
- a CDS encoding cob(I)yrinic acid a,c-diamide adenosyltransferase: protein MKNGQIHIYTGDGKGKTTAAMGLAFRASAYDKKIYILQFLKGRKTGERLSAEKFDNITFERANKSKKFFIQMNEEEKKEQKEEIKEIWNKINDLLENSDYEIIIFDEIMGAISNGMVEIEDVKELLENKGKDKELLLTGRNAPQDLIDMADYVTEMKMIKHPFTKNIPAREGIEY from the coding sequence ATGAAGAATGGTCAAATTCATATATATACAGGAGATGGAAAAGGCAAAACTACTGCAGCTATGGGTCTTGCTTTTCGTGCGTCTGCCTATGATAAAAAAATATATATTTTACAGTTTCTTAAAGGAAGAAAAACAGGCGAAAGATTAAGTGCAGAAAAGTTTGATAATATAACTTTTGAAAGAGCAAATAAAAGCAAAAAATTCTTTATTCAGATGAATGAAGAAGAAAAGAAAGAACAAAAAGAAGAAATAAAGGAAATCTGGAATAAAATTAATGATCTTTTGGAAAATAGTGATTATGAGATAATTATATTTGATGAAATTATGGGAGCAATTAGTAATGGTATGGTAGAGATTGAAGATGTTAAAGAACTTCTTGAAAATAAAGGAAAAGACAAAGAACTTCTTTTAACAGGTAGGAATGCTCCCCAGGATTTAATTGATATGGCTGATTATGTAACAGAAATGAAAATGATAAAACATCCATTTACTAAAAACATACCTGCTAGAGAAGGAATAGAATATTAA
- the cobC gene encoding alpha-ribazole phosphatase, with amino-acid sequence METDLFFIRHGETEWNKKLIYQGQTDIDLNDTGYKQARLLKERLTDKDIDRIYTSDLKRAYNTASIVAEPHNKKLIKEENLREISFGDWEGMNFTEIQEEDPETYNEWRKDPISISPPNGENFSDFQKRVISIVNKIKDLHTGERVAIIAHGGTIRVYLAHILGMDLKGNRMLSVHNTSVSHLKMYDNRPVLKLLNSTCHLD; translated from the coding sequence ATGGAAACTGATTTATTTTTTATTAGACATGGTGAAACTGAATGGAATAAGAAATTAATTTATCAGGGACAGACTGATATAGATTTAAATGATACTGGTTATAAACAGGCCAGACTTTTAAAAGAAAGATTGACTGATAAGGATATAGATAGAATTTATACAAGTGATCTTAAGAGAGCTTATAATACTGCATCAATTGTGGCTGAGCCCCATAATAAAAAACTTATAAAAGAAGAAAATTTAAGAGAAATTTCTTTTGGAGATTGGGAAGGAATGAATTTTACAGAAATTCAGGAAGAGGATCCAGAAACATATAATGAATGGAGAAAAGACCCAATTTCTATTAGTCCTCCAAATGGTGAGAATTTTTCAGATTTTCAAAAAAGAGTTATTTCAATTGTAAATAAAATTAAGGATCTACACACTGGAGAAAGAGTAGCAATAATTGCTCATGGAGGAACAATTAGAGTTTATCTTGCCCATATTCTCGGGATGGATCTTAAAGGTAATCGAATGTTATCAGTTCATAATACTTCTGTTAGTCATTTGAAAATGTATGATAATAGACCGGTACTTAAATTATTGAATAGTACCTGTCACTTAGATTAA
- the cobO gene encoding cob(I)yrinic acid a,c-diamide adenosyltransferase: MEKGMLQVYTGDGKGKTTAAIGLAVRAAGAGLKVFIGQFVKSMEYNEIKILKNIDNIDVEQYGLNCFIEKEPEQKDIKAAQEGLKEIREILTSDKYDVVILDEANIAVYFDLFSVDELINVIDSRNEGIEVIVTGRKAKEKLMNKADLVTNMQEIKHYYEKGVQARDGIER; the protein is encoded by the coding sequence ATGGAAAAAGGTATGTTACAGGTTTATACTGGAGATGGCAAAGGAAAAACCACTGCCGCGATAGGGTTGGCTGTGAGAGCTGCTGGAGCAGGTCTTAAAGTGTTTATAGGTCAGTTTGTAAAAAGTATGGAGTACAATGAAATTAAGATATTGAAAAACATTGATAATATAGATGTAGAACAATATGGATTAAACTGTTTTATTGAAAAAGAGCCTGAGCAAAAGGATATAAAAGCTGCTCAGGAAGGTCTGAAGGAAATCAGAGAAATTTTAACTTCAGATAAATATGACGTAGTTATACTTGATGAAGCTAATATTGCAGTTTATTTTGATTTATTTAGTGTTGATGAGTTAATTAATGTAATCGATAGTAGAAATGAAGGTATAGAAGTTATTGTAACCGGAAGAAAGGCCAAGGAAAAATTGATGAATAAAGCTGATTTAGTTACTAATATGCAGGAAATCAAGCATTACTATGAAAAAGGTGTGCAGGCTCGCGATGGCATCGAAAGATAA
- the cobD gene encoding threonine-phosphate decarboxylase CobD yields MKKKDDFEHGGNITEIQDKFSFSKDEIIDFSANINFLGMPEVVKKTLKKEIENLIHYPQPQAENFKKELSGKLNLAKEKIIAGNGAAELIYLLVDYLKINKILLPVPSFSEYEKAALKIEAELEFFYLNKEDNFSLNVSELKKYLKRNDLIILNNPHNPTGKLYKKNKLRKITKLAQKENTYVIVDEAFIDFLEDENEYSLIKEVENFNNLFILRSLTKFFAIPGLRLGYGIGSSKLITELEKRRDPWTVNSLAQVAGIEAINDKDYIKKSKVENRTERNFLFKSLKDISDLKVYEPSVNFILIKIKKELTAEKLRNKMARQGIIIRDCSNFRGLDNSYFRVAVKSREENIRLLQVLKKSLK; encoded by the coding sequence TTGAAGAAAAAAGATGATTTTGAACATGGGGGAAATATAACAGAAATTCAAGATAAATTTTCTTTTTCAAAAGATGAAATAATTGATTTTAGTGCAAATATAAATTTTTTAGGTATGCCAGAGGTAGTAAAAAAAACTCTGAAAAAAGAAATAGAAAACTTAATTCATTACCCCCAACCACAGGCAGAGAATTTTAAAAAAGAATTATCAGGAAAATTAAATTTAGCAAAAGAAAAAATAATTGCAGGTAATGGTGCTGCAGAGCTCATATATTTATTAGTGGATTATTTGAAAATAAATAAGATATTACTTCCGGTTCCTTCTTTTTCTGAATATGAAAAAGCAGCTTTAAAAATAGAAGCTGAGCTGGAATTTTTTTATTTAAACAAAGAAGATAATTTTTCTTTAAATGTTAGTGAATTAAAAAAATACTTAAAAAGAAATGACTTAATAATTTTAAATAATCCTCATAATCCTACTGGCAAATTATATAAAAAAAATAAATTGAGAAAAATTACAAAGCTGGCTCAAAAAGAAAATACTTATGTTATAGTTGATGAAGCTTTTATAGATTTTTTAGAAGATGAAAATGAATATAGTTTAATTAAGGAAGTAGAAAATTTTAATAATCTTTTTATTTTAAGGTCTTTAACTAAATTTTTTGCTATTCCAGGCTTGAGATTGGGATATGGAATAGGTTCTTCAAAATTAATAACTGAATTAGAAAAAAGACGAGATCCCTGGACAGTTAATTCTTTAGCTCAAGTAGCAGGGATTGAAGCTATTAATGATAAAGATTATATTAAAAAAAGCAAAGTTGAAAATAGAACAGAAAGAAATTTTTTATTTAAGAGTTTGAAAGATATTTCTGATTTAAAAGTATATGAACCTTCAGTTAACTTTATCTTAATAAAAATAAAAAAAGAGCTAACAGCTGAAAAGTTGAGAAACAAAATGGCCAGGCAGGGAATTATCATTAGAGATTGCAGTAATTTTCGAGGGCTTGACAATAGCTATTTTCGAGTTGCAGTAAAAAGTAGAGAAGAAAACATCAGATTACTACAGGTTCTAAAAAAATCACTAAAATAA
- a CDS encoding GHMP kinase, whose protein sequence is MPKTKEIQNKKVKIAVPGSCGELFQGKIGDDNLLISCPIDRYSRVTAYLKKKFTGIKSNKNLPKSLLAVKKFLEQINQNEIGLELNFQSELLRSKGMGSSTADITAALTSVMLLLENKINWKLLKDILISIEPTDSTPWPGVALFDYRKGKILQPYGFPPSLDILIFSEKGKINTVEFNKNLDSEKINNTQVSKLKQSLKLIKDGVIAKDPKKLGKAAIISAKLHQNIYYRPYLKNLISFSEKFSGVYGINIAHSGTVFGILVNEKKEYSELITKVENNFKEINFLYRTKVVGGGIRIEEKR, encoded by the coding sequence ATGCCAAAAACAAAGGAAATCCAAAACAAAAAGGTGAAAATTGCCGTACCAGGTAGTTGTGGTGAGCTTTTTCAGGGTAAAATTGGAGATGATAATTTATTAATTAGCTGTCCTATTGATAGATATAGTAGAGTTACTGCTTATCTTAAAAAAAAATTTACTGGAATTAAATCAAATAAAAACCTTCCTAAATCACTTTTAGCAGTGAAAAAATTTTTAGAACAAATTAATCAAAATGAAATTGGTTTGGAACTTAATTTTCAAAGTGAGCTATTAAGGTCTAAAGGAATGGGAAGCAGTACTGCTGACATTACAGCTGCTCTTACTTCAGTAATGCTTCTTTTAGAAAATAAAATAAACTGGAAATTATTAAAAGATATATTAATTTCTATTGAGCCAACTGATAGTACTCCCTGGCCTGGTGTAGCTCTTTTTGATTATAGAAAAGGGAAAATTCTTCAACCTTATGGTTTCCCACCATCATTAGATATTCTTATTTTTTCAGAAAAAGGTAAAATTAATACTGTTGAATTTAATAAAAATTTAGATTCTGAAAAAATTAATAATACTCAGGTAAGTAAGTTAAAACAAAGTTTGAAATTAATAAAAGATGGTGTTATTGCTAAAGATCCAAAAAAATTGGGTAAGGCAGCAATTATTAGTGCTAAACTTCATCAAAATATATACTATCGTCCCTATCTAAAGAACCTTATTTCTTTTTCAGAAAAATTCTCTGGTGTTTATGGTATAAATATAGCACATAGTGGAACAGTTTTTGGAATTTTAGTTAATGAAAAAAAGGAATATTCGGAGTTAATAACAAAAGTAGAAAATAATTTTAAAGAAATAAATTTTCTGTATAGAACAAAAGTTGTGGGAGGAGGTATTAGAATTGAAGAAAAAAGATGA
- the cobS gene encoding adenosylcobinamide-GDP ribazoletransferase produces MNFIKRFSFALTFLTRLPFPIKTEYNEDLPSSSMGLYPLIGLIIGVILLLFSELSSIFLPIKITNILLLILLVYLTGGLHLDGFIDSIDGLFSSRKKDKILEIMHDSLIGSFGAIAVILLFLLKFNLFLEFSGGFRKPALLLMTVFSRWMIVFAAWKYPLAVSSSLGKGFNYKLSWKQLLEGSIYLIILILSLHYLFSFPYYFSLLIFFISLLTTYLFAKYVINKIGGLTGDIYGAINEIIEVVVLLSALLLKGVF; encoded by the coding sequence ATGAATTTTATAAAAAGATTTTCTTTTGCCCTAACTTTTTTGACTCGGCTACCTTTTCCTATCAAAACAGAATATAATGAAGATCTTCCTTCAAGTTCAATGGGTCTTTACCCCTTAATTGGTCTAATAATAGGAGTCATCCTTTTATTATTTTCAGAATTGAGTAGTATTTTTTTGCCAATAAAAATAACAAATATTTTATTACTTATTTTATTAGTTTATCTAACAGGTGGTCTCCATCTTGATGGTTTTATAGATTCCATTGATGGTTTATTTAGCTCCCGTAAAAAAGATAAAATTTTAGAAATAATGCATGATAGTCTAATAGGTTCATTTGGAGCAATAGCAGTTATTTTATTATTCTTATTGAAATTCAATTTATTTTTAGAGTTTAGTGGTGGATTTAGAAAGCCTGCCCTACTTTTGATGACAGTTTTTTCGCGCTGGATGATAGTTTTTGCCGCCTGGAAGTATCCGCTGGCTGTTTCCAGTAGTCTGGGTAAAGGTTTTAATTACAAGCTTTCCTGGAAACAATTATTAGAAGGAAGTATTTATTTAATTATTTTGATCTTATCCTTGCATTATTTGTTTTCCTTTCCTTATTATTTTTCTCTGCTTATATTTTTCATAAGCTTATTAACAACCTATCTTTTTGCAAAATATGTAATAAATAAAATTGGGGGATTAACTGGTGATATTTATGGGGCTATAAATGAAATAATAGAAGTTGTAGTTTTATTATCTGCTTTATTATTAAAAGGAGTATTCTAA
- the cbiB gene encoding adenosylcobinamide-phosphate synthase CbiB, whose translation MFYILAGGIILDLVIGDPDFIPHPVVIIGKMISFLEERLNNNSKTKMNEILRGSILTTIIVLVSYFSTFFILKMVYDLNQFLGIIITVYLFSTTIAIKGLAEAGNGIYQALISGDLELARQKTAMIVGRDTENISKSDIIRATVETIAENTSDGIIAPLFFFFLGGVPMAMTYKAVNTMDSMLGHKNNKYLYFGRPSAKLDDLVNYIPARITAYIFWFLALLPNYDSKKAWKIIKRDAQKHPSPNAGYPEAAAAGALSIRLGGINYYQGQKEFRAYLGDDLPPEDIKEIKKMIKLMYYSTAFFIIIMIILNMI comes from the coding sequence ATGTTTTATATTTTAGCTGGAGGAATAATTTTAGATTTAGTTATAGGTGATCCGGATTTTATACCACATCCAGTAGTCATTATAGGTAAAATGATTTCTTTTTTGGAGGAAAGATTAAATAATAATTCTAAGACTAAAATGAATGAAATTTTAAGAGGAAGTATTTTAACAACAATTATAGTTTTGGTGAGTTATTTTTCCACTTTTTTTATTTTAAAGATGGTCTATGATCTAAATCAATTTTTGGGGATTATAATTACTGTTTATTTATTTTCCACAACTATAGCCATCAAAGGACTTGCTGAAGCAGGAAATGGTATTTATCAGGCTTTAATATCCGGTGATTTAGAGCTAGCACGTCAGAAAACAGCAATGATAGTTGGTCGTGATACTGAGAATATTTCAAAATCAGATATCATTCGGGCCACAGTGGAAACAATTGCTGAAAATACTTCAGATGGAATTATTGCTCCTTTATTTTTCTTTTTTCTGGGAGGAGTACCTATGGCAATGACCTATAAGGCGGTTAATACTATGGATTCTATGTTAGGTCATAAAAATAATAAATATCTTTATTTTGGTAGACCTTCAGCAAAATTAGATGACTTAGTTAATTATATACCAGCCAGAATTACAGCTTATATTTTTTGGTTTTTAGCTTTATTACCAAACTATGACAGTAAAAAAGCCTGGAAGATTATAAAAAGAGATGCCCAAAAACATCCCAGTCCTAATGCCGGTTATCCAGAAGCGGCAGCAGCTGGAGCTTTATCTATTAGATTAGGGGGCATAAACTATTATCAGGGCCAGAAGGAATTTAGGGCTTATTTAGGTGATGATTTACCTCCTGAAGATATAAAGGAAATTAAGAAAATGATTAAATTAATGTATTACAGCACTGCTTTTTTCATAATCATTATGATCATTTTAAATATGATATAA
- a CDS encoding cobyric acid synthase: MDMIMVQGCRSNSGKSTVVTGLCKIYAEKALRVSPFKGWNMGSNSYQTDRGGEIGIAQAVQARAAGTIPDVKMQPLLVKPAEDNKTELLVKGEPYLKEDNIKKDSYLELGMKTIEDSLNILKREYDLLVLEGSGSPVEINVKDRDLANMKTALLNNTPVILVADIERGGVFASIIGTMELLEPEEKELVKGFIINKFHGDKSILKSGIDYIEERTGKPVLGVLPYIDDINLPEEDTISLTESETEKLDFSQSNYENGDLESDLRKLAEIFKNNVDIEKIDDIIFS; encoded by the coding sequence ATGGATATGATTATGGTTCAGGGATGTAGATCTAATTCAGGTAAGAGTACAGTAGTTACAGGTTTGTGTAAAATCTATGCTGAAAAAGCGTTAAGAGTTTCTCCTTTTAAAGGCTGGAATATGGGAAGTAATTCTTATCAAACTGACAGAGGAGGAGAGATTGGAATTGCTCAGGCAGTTCAGGCCAGAGCTGCGGGAACTATACCCGATGTTAAAATGCAGCCTCTTTTAGTAAAACCAGCTGAAGATAATAAAACAGAACTTTTAGTAAAAGGAGAACCTTATCTTAAAGAAGATAATATCAAAAAAGATAGTTATTTAGAGTTGGGAATGAAAACCATAGAAGATTCTTTAAATATTTTAAAAAGAGAATATGACCTTTTGGTTCTTGAAGGTTCAGGCAGTCCTGTAGAAATAAATGTAAAAGATAGAGATCTGGCAAATATGAAAACTGCTCTTTTAAATAATACTCCTGTTATCTTAGTGGCAGATATTGAAAGGGGAGGAGTTTTTGCATCTATAATTGGAACTATGGAGCTTTTAGAACCTGAAGAAAAAGAACTTGTAAAAGGTTTTATAATCAACAAATTTCATGGTGATAAATCAATTTTAAAATCAGGAATAGATTATATAGAAGAAAGAACCGGGAAACCTGTTTTAGGAGTTTTACCTTATATAGATGATATAAATTTACCGGAAGAAGATACAATCTCTCTAACAGAGTCTGAAACTGAAAAATTAGATTTTTCTCAAAGCAATTATGAAAATGGAGATTTAGAAAGTGATCTTCGAAAATTAGCAGAGATTTTTAAAAACAATGTAGATATAGAAAAGATAGATGATATAATTTTTTCTTAA